CCCTGATGACCGCTGTCGCGGTCTGCTTCACGACAGGAAGTTCACAACATGAGCCTCATACGGAGTTGGGCGCGCCGGCTGACCGCCGCCGTGCTCGCCGCCCTGCTGATTCCCGGCCTGATCGCCGTCGCCGGCGGTGCGGCCACCGCCTCGGCGTACTCGCGGCCCGGCCTGCCGGTCGAGACGCTGATGGTGCCGTCCGCGGCGATGGGCCGCGACATCCCGGTCCGCTTCCAGGGCGGCGGTCCGCATGCGGTCTACCTGCTCGACGGGCTGCGCGCACGCGACGACAACAACGGCTGGGACATCGAGACGGCCGCGTTCGAGAACTACTACGAGTCCGGCCTGTCCGTCGTCATGCCGGTCGGCGGCATGTCGAGCTTCTACACCAACTGGCAGGCCCCCGCCGTCGGCAACGGCACGACCTACAACTACCAGTGGGAGACGTTCCTGACGTCCGAGCTGCCCGCGTACCTGTCGGCCAACAAGGGCATCTCGCCCAGCGGCAACGCGGTGGTCGGATTGTCGATGTCGGGCAGCTCCGCGCTGATCCTGGCCGCCTATCACCCGGGCCAGTTCAGCTACGCCGGCTCACTGTCGGGCTTTTTGAATCTGTCCGCGGGCATCTGGCCGACGCTGGTCGGTTTCGCGATGCGCGACGCCGGCGGATTCGATGCCACCGCGATGTGGGGCCCCGGCGGCAGCGCGGCGTGGCAGCGCAACGACCCGACACTGCAGGCCGGCCGGCTGGCGGCCAACGGCACTCGCATCTGGGTGTACACCGGCAACGGCAGGCCCGGTGACCTCGGCGGCGGCGGCGACATCCCCGGCCAGCTGCTGGAAAACATCACCCAGGACAGCAACAAGGCGTTCCAACGGGCCTACCTGGCCGACGGCGGCAGCAACGGCACGTTCAACTTCCCGCCGTCCGGCACCCACGGGTGGGGCTACTGGGGTTCGCAGCTGAACGCGATGAAGGGCGACATCCAGCGCACGCTGGGCGCCTGACCCTCCGACACGCCGCTGGGCGACCGTCCTGTGCGGTCGCCCAGCGGGCGTTGGGGACAATCACTGCGTGACCCAGCAGCCACGGCCGACGGTTCCCGCCCTGCTCGCCCGCGCCGTCGATCAGTTCGGCGACCACACCTACCTGGTCGGCCCGGACGATCGGCTGACCTACCTCGACGCGCAGCAGCGGTCGGCCCGCGTCGCGCGGTGGCTGTTGGGCGAGGGCGTCGGCAAGGGCACCCGCGTCGGCCTGTTCTTCCCCAACGGCGCCGACTGGATCGTCTGGTGGCTGGCCGTCACCCGGATCGGTGCACTGGCCGTACCGCTGAGCACGCTCTACACCCCGGCCGAGATCGCGAAGGTGGCCCGACTGGCCGACATCGCGGTGCTCATCGCGCCCGACCGGGTGCTCGACATCGACGTCGCCGAGCGCTTAGAGGCGGCCTGGCCCGAACTGCGCACCCAAGAGCCGTCCCGGCTGGCGTTGCCGGGCGCGCCGTACCTGCGCCGCATCGTCATCACCTCCGCCACAGTTCCGGCCTGGGCCACCCGCCGCGACGCTGACGACGGTGCCGTGCCCGACGACGTGCTGGCCGCCGCCGAGGCCGAGGTCTCGCCCGCCGACCTCGCCGTGGTCATCCACACCTCCGGTTCGACCGCCGACCCCAAGGGCGTCATGCACACCCACGGCACACTGGCACGGCAGACGTCGACGTGGCCGACCGCGATCCGCGCGGTGACGAAAAACGAAGGGCCGGCGCGCATCCTGTGCGCGATGCCGTTCTTCTGGGTCGGTGGGCTGCTGGCGGCCACCGGCGCGCTGCACGAGCCCGTGACCGTGCTCGCCCTGCCGCGAATGGAGCCGGGCGCCGCGCTGGACCTGATCGAGTCAGAACGCGCGACCGGGGTGGTCGGCTGGCCGGCGTTCACCCAACGGATGCGTGAACATCCGAGCTTCGCCGACCGCGATCTGACCAGCGCCCCGCTGCTGCGTGACGGTCCCCTCGACATCGCGATGGTCGACGTGCCCGACGGCTTCCCGGTGCACCGCACGATGTCGGAGACCGCGGGCGGGTTCGCCTACACCGACATGTGCATCGTCGACGACGACGGAAACCCGGTGCCCGACGGAACCGTCGGCGAACTGCTGATCCGCGGTATCGGGGTGATGGCCGGATACAACAAACGCGAGCGCTGGGAGACGTTCGACGAGGACGGGTGGTACCACACCGGCGACCGCGTCTACCGCACCCAGGGCGACCCACGGTTGTTCTACGTGGGACGGACCACCGATCTGATCAAAGCCGCGGGGGCCAACGTCTCGCCGCTGGAGGTCGAGGCCGTCATCGAGGGATTCGCCGACGTGGCACAGTGCCTCGTGCTCGGTGTCGACGATCCGGCCCGTGGCGAGGAGGTATGCGCCGTCGTCGTGCCCGCCGGCTCGGGCGTCGACATCGACACGCTGGCCGCCCGCACCCGCGAGCAGCTGTCCGCCTACAAGGTTCCGACGCGGTGGGTGGTGGTGTCGAGCGACCGGATCCCGACCCTGCCCAGCGGGAAGTTCGACCGAAAAACCCTGCGCGCCATGGTCATCGACGGTGCGCTCGACGCGGTTGGCGGGTGAGGTGATGTCGGTGCTGCGCACACCGGACGACCGGTTCGCCGCGTTGCCGGACTTCCCGTTCGAACCACGCTATGTGCAGGTCGACACCCGAGGGCTCGACCCGCTGCGGATGCACTAC
The window above is part of the Mycolicibacterium rutilum genome. Proteins encoded here:
- a CDS encoding esterase family protein, with protein sequence MSLIRSWARRLTAAVLAALLIPGLIAVAGGAATASAYSRPGLPVETLMVPSAAMGRDIPVRFQGGGPHAVYLLDGLRARDDNNGWDIETAAFENYYESGLSVVMPVGGMSSFYTNWQAPAVGNGTTYNYQWETFLTSELPAYLSANKGISPSGNAVVGLSMSGSSALILAAYHPGQFSYAGSLSGFLNLSAGIWPTLVGFAMRDAGGFDATAMWGPGGSAAWQRNDPTLQAGRLAANGTRIWVYTGNGRPGDLGGGGDIPGQLLENITQDSNKAFQRAYLADGGSNGTFNFPPSGTHGWGYWGSQLNAMKGDIQRTLGA
- a CDS encoding class I adenylate-forming enzyme family protein — translated: MTQQPRPTVPALLARAVDQFGDHTYLVGPDDRLTYLDAQQRSARVARWLLGEGVGKGTRVGLFFPNGADWIVWWLAVTRIGALAVPLSTLYTPAEIAKVARLADIAVLIAPDRVLDIDVAERLEAAWPELRTQEPSRLALPGAPYLRRIVITSATVPAWATRRDADDGAVPDDVLAAAEAEVSPADLAVVIHTSGSTADPKGVMHTHGTLARQTSTWPTAIRAVTKNEGPARILCAMPFFWVGGLLAATGALHEPVTVLALPRMEPGAALDLIESERATGVVGWPAFTQRMREHPSFADRDLTSAPLLRDGPLDIAMVDVPDGFPVHRTMSETAGGFAYTDMCIVDDDGNPVPDGTVGELLIRGIGVMAGYNKRERWETFDEDGWYHTGDRVYRTQGDPRLFYVGRTTDLIKAAGANVSPLEVEAVIEGFADVAQCLVLGVDDPARGEEVCAVVVPAGSGVDIDTLAARTREQLSAYKVPTRWVVVSSDRIPTLPSGKFDRKTLRAMVIDGALDAVGG